A window of the Gossypium hirsutum isolate 1008001.06 chromosome A05, Gossypium_hirsutum_v2.1, whole genome shotgun sequence genome harbors these coding sequences:
- the LOC107957839 gene encoding uncharacterized protein has translation MEEMKYSPLSSTSTTTTTADGNREQGASTMLSRIKKDCFAFGVSLQEGFRYVKAILVGLAKKLKARDEQEAAIADLQAQKMQVKAADDAETKKKNTNPRNRNT, from the exons ATGGAGGAGATGAAGTACTCGCCACTGTCAAGCACTTCGACAACCACCACTACTGCCGACGGCAACAGAGAGCAAGGGGCGTCTACGATGTTGTCGCGAATCAAGAAAGATTGCTTTGCTTTTGGAGTTTCATTGCAAGAGGGATTTCGATACGTTAAAGCAATCTTAGTTGGTCTG GCAAAAAAGCTGAAAGCAAGAGATGAGCAGGAAGCGGCAATAGCTGATTTACAAGCTCAAAAAATGCAGGTTAAAGCAGCTGATGATGCTgaaaccaagaaaaaaaatacaaatccaCGTAATCGAAATACATAA
- the LOC107957838 gene encoding transcription initiation factor IIA subunit 2 isoform X1: MATFELYRRSTIGMCLTEALDEMVSNGTLSPELAIQVLVQFDKSMTEALESQVKSKVTIKVCSFFLREKKGHLHTYRFCDNVWTFILQDALFKKEDSQETVGRVKIVACDSKLLLQ, encoded by the exons ATGGCGACATTTGAGCTTTACCGGAGGTCAACGATCGGAATGTGCTTGACGGAGGCGTTAGATGAGATGGTTTCAAACGGTACTCTCAGCCCCGAGCTCGCTATTCAGGTTCTCGTCCAGTTCGATAAG TCTATGACCGAAGCACTGGAAAGTCAGGTGAAGAGCAAGGTTACCATTAAGGTATGTTCCTtctttttaagggaaaaaaag GGACATCTACACACATATAGATTCTGCGACAATGTATGGACCTTCATTTTACAGGATGCTTTGTTTAAGAAAGAGGATTCTCAGGAAACTGTCGGTCGGGTGAAAATAGTAGCATGTGATTCAAAGCTACTCTTACAATGA
- the LOC107957838 gene encoding transcription initiation factor IIA subunit 2 isoform X2, whose protein sequence is MATFELYRRSTIGMCLTEALDEMVSNGTLSPELAIQVLVQFDKSMTEALESQVKSKVTIKGHLHTYRFCDNVWTFILQDALFKKEDSQETVGRVKIVACDSKLLLQ, encoded by the exons ATGGCGACATTTGAGCTTTACCGGAGGTCAACGATCGGAATGTGCTTGACGGAGGCGTTAGATGAGATGGTTTCAAACGGTACTCTCAGCCCCGAGCTCGCTATTCAGGTTCTCGTCCAGTTCGATAAG TCTATGACCGAAGCACTGGAAAGTCAGGTGAAGAGCAAGGTTACCATTAAG GGACATCTACACACATATAGATTCTGCGACAATGTATGGACCTTCATTTTACAGGATGCTTTGTTTAAGAAAGAGGATTCTCAGGAAACTGTCGGTCGGGTGAAAATAGTAGCATGTGATTCAAAGCTACTCTTACAATGA
- the LOC107957838 gene encoding transcription initiation factor IIA subunit 2 isoform X3: MATFELYRRSTIGMCLTEALDEMVSNGTLSPELAIQSMTEALESQVKSKVTIKGHLHTYRFCDNVWTFILQDALFKKEDSQETVGRVKIVACDSKLLLQ, encoded by the exons ATGGCGACATTTGAGCTTTACCGGAGGTCAACGATCGGAATGTGCTTGACGGAGGCGTTAGATGAGATGGTTTCAAACGGTACTCTCAGCCCCGAGCTCGCTATTCAG TCTATGACCGAAGCACTGGAAAGTCAGGTGAAGAGCAAGGTTACCATTAAG GGACATCTACACACATATAGATTCTGCGACAATGTATGGACCTTCATTTTACAGGATGCTTTGTTTAAGAAAGAGGATTCTCAGGAAACTGTCGGTCGGGTGAAAATAGTAGCATGTGATTCAAAGCTACTCTTACAATGA
- the LOC107957836 gene encoding alpha-glucan water dikinase 2 yields MAASGSVQVPRALHFQLIDGMQLQINVSGCSNKRNARVEFQLKNCTRTWILHWGFLYLGNRNWYIPSGEDSSGAKTYKQGALQTPFVKNGDIYVVTIELRDPKIHAIEFLLKDGSQDRWLKLNHGNFRVEVPEYDASNPLPSIPKELIDRKAYLIWESRGRPQSSPEQQKQDYADALTELQKQLRKGISLNELQSSYMNARTKIKAQDDVQPSRPVTPSSYLRRHDVEKWLQRQSKGPNETKAGQSSLALMDLVEKSAGGNNVVSKQNYIVGIYEIVVLSKVLSGDYHIFVALNVRGTAILHWGVSKSSAGEWLAPPSDMLPEKSKMVVGACQTYFTEKTVGGRPFQLVDVNLQKRNIVGIQFVIWCGGSWIKNNGGNFFVALQRVLPIRKVNGYSNGIVKWLLDEISQREKEAERSLMHRFNIAMELTERCKAEGELGLVGILVWMRLMRCRHLTWNKNYNVKPREISEAQDRFTNLLQRIYLNQPNDREIVRLILSFVGRGGQGDVGQRIRDEILMVQRNNDCKGGMMEEWHQKLHNNSSPDDVVICEALLNYLRAGFKLDVYWKTLHAHGLTKEKLASYDRPIVSEPCFRMGAKEGLIRDLTMYLKTLKAVHSGVELESAIDSCLAPSLNNQGFATADRVNVYGGLSLKLQDCLNFVKTHIGDERIGPLMEKLLESRIEIRPLLLTPHRLAKELLFLDLALASAVRTTMERGLKDLNFANPPEIMFFISLVLESLCLSTVKNEDLIYCTKDWYRASESHKSGDAQWALQTKAILDRLQIILSDRAVDLQIKIQPSAEYLGKLLGIGKTTIDTFSEELIRAGSAAVLSMLITRFDPVLRKVANLGCWQVISPVEVSGFVSSVNELITVQNKVYRKPTIIIATRVTGEEEIPDGVVAVLTSDTPDVLSHVSIRARNSKICFATCFDQNTFRNLKSKEGRAVSIQLKSSNLIVSDIGGSILPLSSLVPSISRRVTLKRKIFCGRYALSLEEFTTETVGAKSCNIKFLRGKVPSWIRIPMSVAIPFGAFETVLSLDVNKDISTKIMFLRKLVNGGDVSKIQEIKGAILQMSIPVSLTTELTSKMKSARMPWPDKGGDDQWNRAWQAIKKVWASKWNERAYISCKKAKLNHEDLRMAVLIQEVICGDYAFVIHTKNPLSGDTSEIYAEIVKGLGETLVGAYPGRAMSFIAKKNNLKSPIVTCYASKKIGLYCKPTIIFRSDSNGEDLEGYAGAGLYDSVLMDEEESMVLDYSNDPMMVNKAFQTSILSKVAEAGKIIETLYGCPQDIEGVVKDGMIYVVQARPQV; encoded by the exons ATGGCGGCCTCCGGTAGTGTACAGGTTCCTCGTGCTCTTCATTTTCAGCTCATTGATGGGATGCAACTTCAG ATTAATGTCTCTGGATGTTCAAATAAGCGCAATGCAAGAGTTGAATTTCAGCTTAAAAACTGCACAAGAACTTGGATTCTTCACTGGGGTTTTCTTTACCTTGGGAACCG GAACTGGTATATCCCCAGTGGTGAAGACTCATCAGGGGCAAAAACTTACAAGCAAGGTGCACTGCAGACACCATTTGTGAAG AATGGAGACATATATGTAGTAACTATTGAGTTGAGAGACCCCAAGATACATGCTATTGAATTTTTGTTGAAGGATGGAAGTCAAGACcgatg GTTGAAACTAAATCACGGGAATTTCAGAGTTGAGGTTCCGGAATATGATGCAAGTAATCCACTTCCATCTATACCGAAAGAACTAATAGATCGGAAGGCATATCTAATCTGGGAAAGTAGAGGTAGACCCCAAAGCTCGCCAGAACAGCAAAAG CAAGATTATGCGGATGCTTTAACAGAGCTGCAAAAGCAGCTGCGCAAGGGAATATCCTTGAACGAGTTACAGAGCAGCTACATGAAtgcaagaacaaaaataaaagccCAGGATGATGTACAGCCATCTAGGCCTGTAACACCATCATCTTACCTTAGAAGACATGATGTTGAAAAGTGGTTGCAAAGGCAGTCTAAGGGGCCAAACGAGACCAAGGCTGGTCAGTCTTCTTTGGCTTTGATGGATCTTGTGGAGAAATCAGCTGGAGGAAATAACGTGGTCTCAAAGCAAAATTATATTGTTGGCATCTACGAAATAGTG gTCCTTTCTAAAGTTTTAAGTGGTGATTATCACATATTTGTTGCTTTGAACGTGAGAGGCACTGCAATTCTTCACTGGGGAGTGTCAAAGTCATCAGCTGGTGAATGGCTG GCTCCTCCATCAGATATGTTGcctgaaaagtcaaaaatggttgTCGGAGCATGTCAGACTTATTTTACAGAAAAAACAGTAGGGGGAAGACCCTTCCAG TTGGTAGATGTTAATTTGCAGAAGAGGAATATTGTCGGTATTCAATTTGTAATATGGTGCGGCGGGTCTTGGATTAAAAACAATGGGGGTAACTTCTTTGTAGCCCTACAACGTGTGCTGCCAATTCGAAAG GTTAACGGATACAGTAATGGAATTGTCAAATGGTTGCTTGATGAAATATCCCAAAGAGAAAAGGAGGCTGAGAGATCCCTAATGCATAG GTTCAATATTGCAATGGAGTTGACAGAACGCTGTAAAGCTGAAGGAGAATTAGGGCTTGTTGGTATATTAGTCTGGATGAGGCTTATGAGATGCAGACATCTTACATGGAACAAGAACTACAATGTGAAACCTCG CGAAATTAGTGAAGCTCAGGACAGATTCACCAATTTACTGCAAAGAATATATTTGAACCAGCCAAATGACAGAGAAATTGTGAGGCTAATATTGTCATTTGTTGGCCGTGGAGGTCAAGGTGATGTTGGGCAGAGAATTCGTGATGAAATACTAATGGTTCAg AGAAATAATGATTGCAAAGGGGGCATGATGGAGGAATGGCACCAAAAATTGCACAATAATAGTAGCCCAGATGATGTGGTTATTTGTGAG GCACTATTAAACTATTTGAGAGCTGGTTTTAAACTTGATGTTTATTGGAAAACATTGCATGCCCATGGTCTCACAAAGGAAAAACTTGCAAGTTATGACCGTCCGATTGTGTCAGAGCCTTGTTTCAGGATGGGTGCAAAAGAAGGTCTTATTCGTGACCTCACTATGTACTTGAAGACGTTGAAG GCTGTTCATTCAGGTGTAGAACTTGAATCTGCAATTGATAGTTGTTTGGCTCCCTCGTTAAAC AATCAAGGTTTTGCAACAGCAGATAGAGTTAATGTGTATGGTGGCTTATCACTAAAGCTACAG GACtgcctaaactttgtcaaaactCATATTGGTGATGAACGCATTGGCCCTTTAATGGAG AAATTACTGGAATCTCGCATTGAGATCCGCCCTCTTCTGCTAACACCTCATAGATTGGCTAAAGAGCTGCTATTCCTTGATCTCGCTTTGGCTTCAGCTGTTAGAACAACCATGGAAAGGGGACTTAAAGATCTTAACTTTGCAAACCCGCCA GAAATTATGTTCTTCATTTCCTTGGTGCTTGAAAGTTTGTGCCTGTCCACAGTCAAGAATGAAGATCTCATTTACTGTACTAAG GACTGGTATCGTGCCTCTGAATCACACAAATCCGGTGATGCCCAGTGGGCATTACAAACAAAGGCTATTCTTGATCGACTGCAAATAATACTTTCTGACAGGGCTGTTGATCTCCAGATTAAGATCCAGCCTAGTGCTGAATATCTTGGGAAATTGCTTGGCATTGGGAAAACAACG ATTGATACATTTTCCGAAGAATTAATAAGAGCAGGATCTGCAGCTGTTCTTTCTATGCTCATTACTCGTTTTGACCCCGTTCTTAGGAAAGTTGCAAATTTAGGATG TTGGCAGGTTATCAGTCCAGTTGAAGTTAGTGGATTTGTATCTTCAGTGAACGAGCTTATTACTGTTCAGAACAAAGTTTACCGAAAGCCAACAATTATTATTGCGACTAGAGTAACAGGAGAGGAGGAGATTCCAGACGGAGTTGTTGCAGTTTTAACATCTGATACGCCAGATGTCCTGTCTCATGTCTCTATTAGAGCAAGAAATAGTAAG ATATGCTTCGCCACATGCTTTGATCAAAATACTTTCAGGAATCTCAAGTCAAAGGAAGGACGTGCGGTATCTATACAACTGAAGTCCTCAAATTTGATAGTCAG TGACATCGGTGGTTCTATCTTACCTTTAAGTTCCCTTGTTCCCTCAATTTCTCGACGAGTGACCCTTAAAAGAAAGATCTTCTGTGGGAGATATGCTCTTTCACTCGAAGAATTCACCACTGAAACA GTTGGCGCCAAATcttgtaatataaaatttttaagaggAAAGGTGCCATCATGGATCAGGATCCCAATGTCAGTTGCAATACCATTTGGAGCATTTGAGACTGTGCTATCACTAGATGTTAATaag GATATATCGACCAAGATTATGTTTCTTCGCAAATTAGTAAATGGTGGCGATGTTTccaaaattcaagaaataaaaggAGCTATTCTACAAATGAGTATTCCTGTGTCTTTG ACCACAGAACTTACGAGCAAAATGAAAAGTGCTAGAATGCCATGGCCTGATAAAGGGGGTGATGACCAATGGAACCGAGCTTGGCAAGCAATAAAGAAG GTTTGGGCTTCCAAGTGGAATGAAAGAGCATATATTAGTTGTAAGAAAGCTAAACTTAATCATGAGGATCTTCGCATGGCAGTACTGATTCAAGAAGTCATTTGTGGCGATTATGCTTTTGTTATTCATACAAAAAACCCATTATCAGGGGACACCTCAGAAATATATGCAGAG ATTGTGAAAGGCTTGGGAGAGACATTGGTGGGTGCATATCCCGGCCGCGCTATGAGCTTCATTGCGAAAAAGAACAACCTAAAATCTCCTATT GTTACTTGTTATGCAAGCAAGAAAATAGGGCTCTACTGTAAGCCGACTATAATCTTTCGTTCCGACTCAAATGGTGAAGATCTCGAGGGATACGCAGGGGCTGGGCTTTATGACAG TGTACTTATGGATGAAGAAGAAAGCATGGTTTTGGATTATTCCAATGATCCAATGATGGTTAACAAAGCATTCCAGACCTCAATCTTGTCAAAAGTTGCAGAGGCAGGGAAAATAATAGAAACCCTGTATGGATGTCCACAGGATATTGAAGGAGTAGTGAAAGATGGGATGATATATGTTGTTCAGGCAAGACCACAAGTCTGA